In Salmo salar chromosome ssa15, Ssal_v3.1, whole genome shotgun sequence, one genomic interval encodes:
- the LOC106572991 gene encoding selenide, water dikinase 3 has translation MDSCVVPLRHGGLSLVQTTDFFYPLVDDPYMMGRIACANVLSDLYAMGITECDNMLMLLSVSQKMSEQDRERVMPLMIRGFRDAAEEGGTSVTGGQTVVNPWIIIGGVASVVCQPNEFIMPDSAVPGDVLVLTKPLGTQVAVNAHQWLDQPERWNKIKLVVSKEEVEQAYQEAMFSMATLNRTAAGLMHRFHAHAATDVTGFGLLGHARNLATIQRAEVAFVIHNLPIIAKMAAISKAYGNIFNLLGGTSSETSGGLLVSLPREEAARFCAEVKGQGSGGGAWIIGIVEKGERGARIIDKPRIIEVQPRGTAAANQENSSSTSPAPGDTLS, from the exons ATGGATTCCTGTGTGGTCCCTCTGCGACATGGAGGCCTCTCATTGGTCCAAACTACAGACTTCTTCTACCCTCTGGTGGATGACCCCTACATGATG GGAAGGATAGCGTGTGCGAATGTCCTCAGTGATCTCTATGCTATGGGCATCACAGAGTGTGACAACATGCTGATGCTACTGAGTGTCAGCCAGAAGATGTCTGAGCAG gaTCGTGAGCGTGTGATGCCTCTGATGATCCGTGGGTTCCGTGATGCGGCGGAGGAGGGCGGGACTTCGGTGACGGGCGGCCAGACGGTGGTCAACCCCTGGATCATCATAGGCGGCGTGGCCTCGGTCGTCTGCCAACCCAACGAGTTCATCAT gccagacAGTGCAGTACCGGGGGACGTGTTGGTGCTGACCAAACCTCTAGGAACCCAGGTTGCTGTCAACGCTCACCAGTGGCTGGACcag ccaGAGAGGTGGAATAAGATCAAGCTAGTGGTCTCTAAGGAGGAAGTGGAGCAGGCCTACCAGGAAGCCATGTTCTCCATGGCAACGCTCAACcgcacag CGGCAGGCCTAATGCACAGGTTCCATGCCCACGCTGCAACAGACGTGACTGGGTTCGGGTTGCTAGGGCACGCCCGTAACCTAGCGACGATACAACGTGCTGAGGTAGCCTTCGTCATCCACAACCTCCCCATCATCGCCAAGATGGCCGCCATCAGCAAGGCCTATGGAAACATCTTCAACCTGCTTGGGGGGACTTCCTCGGAGACATCTG GTGGCCTTCTAGTAAGTCTGCCCAGAGAGGAGGCGGCCCGGTTCTGTGCGGAGGTCAAGGGTCAGGGGTCTGGGGGTGGAGCCTGGATCATCGGCATCGTGGAGAAAGGAGAACGCGGCGCTCGCATCATCGACAAACCACGCATCATCGAAGTCCAGCCCAGAGGGACCGCTGCAGCCAATCAGGAGAACAGCAGCTCTACTAGTCCCGCTCCTGGCGATACGCTGTCatag